One stretch of Flavobacterium sp. 9 DNA includes these proteins:
- a CDS encoding sigma-54 dependent transcriptional regulator, producing MTHKILIIDDEEKLRSLLTRIIKSEGFEVIEAKDLKSGFKKLEQTDIDVVLCDVKLPDGNGVDFLQNIKGSFPLIEVILLTAFGNIPDGVQAMKNGAFDYIVKGDDNDKIIPLLYKAVEKAQLQKKVKQLEKRINDKYSFNTIIGKSKGIEQVIDLAKKVAKTDSTVLLTGETGTGKEVFAQAIHENSNRVGKSFVALNCSTFSKEILESELFGHKQGAFTGALKDKKGFIEEANGGTLFLDEIGEMPIELQAKLLRVLETSEYIPIGDTTPKKSNFRLIAATNRDLKIESEEHRFRSDLYFRLNIFEITLPPLRERIKDIQPITNYFVKQFSEKTNKKNLTVSDDFLQKLENYSWPGNIRELKNVIERSVILSNGDILTADVLPYEMQHQPEKATKSMSAFSMQSVEKLHIQKVLNYTKGNKAETARLLEIGIATLYRKLEEYSIQ from the coding sequence ATGACACATAAAATTTTAATCATAGACGACGAAGAAAAACTCAGAAGTCTGTTGACACGCATTATAAAATCAGAAGGCTTTGAAGTGATTGAAGCTAAAGATTTGAAATCAGGTTTTAAAAAGCTCGAACAAACGGATATTGATGTCGTTTTATGTGATGTAAAATTACCTGACGGAAATGGTGTCGATTTTCTGCAAAACATAAAAGGTAGCTTTCCTTTGATTGAAGTTATTTTACTGACTGCTTTCGGAAATATTCCTGACGGAGTTCAGGCCATGAAAAATGGCGCTTTTGATTATATTGTAAAAGGTGATGATAATGACAAAATTATTCCGCTTTTATACAAAGCTGTCGAGAAAGCGCAATTACAAAAAAAGGTAAAACAACTCGAGAAACGCATTAACGATAAATATTCTTTTAACACCATTATAGGAAAATCAAAAGGAATCGAACAGGTTATTGATTTAGCAAAAAAAGTGGCAAAAACTGATTCTACTGTTTTACTTACTGGCGAAACCGGAACCGGAAAAGAAGTTTTTGCACAAGCGATTCATGAAAACAGTAATCGCGTTGGCAAATCTTTTGTCGCTTTAAACTGCAGTACTTTTAGTAAAGAAATTCTGGAAAGCGAATTATTTGGTCATAAACAAGGTGCTTTTACCGGAGCTCTAAAAGATAAAAAAGGTTTTATCGAAGAAGCAAACGGCGGAACTTTATTCCTTGATGAAATTGGAGAAATGCCAATTGAACTGCAAGCCAAATTATTACGTGTTTTAGAAACCAGCGAATATATTCCGATTGGAGACACAACTCCCAAAAAATCAAATTTCAGATTAATTGCCGCGACAAACAGAGATTTAAAAATAGAAAGTGAAGAACACCGTTTTCGTTCTGACCTATATTTCCGTTTGAATATTTTTGAGATTACACTTCCGCCTTTGCGTGAAAGAATAAAAGATATTCAGCCCATAACAAACTATTTTGTAAAGCAATTTTCTGAAAAAACGAATAAAAAAAACTTGACTGTTTCAGATGATTTTCTTCAGAAATTAGAAAATTATTCGTGGCCGGGAAATATTCGTGAACTTAAAAATGTTATCGAAAGATCTGTAATTCTAAGTAATGGCGATATTTTAACCGCTGATGTTTTACCGTATGAAATGCAGCATCAACCTGAAAAAGCTACAAAATCAATGTCTGCTTTTTCTATGCAAAGTGTCGAGAAACTTCATATTCAGAAGGTTTTAAATTATACAAAAGGTAATAA